From the genome of Longispora fulva:
GGTCGTGTGGACCAGGGTCACCTTCAACGCGGCGATCGCGCCCGGCCCGAAGGCGTACGACATCGACATCAACGAGTTCTCGATCACCGAGGACCGCAAGAAGGCCGTCGACTTCTCCACCGGGTACTACGACGTGAAGCAGACCGTCATCGCCCTGAAGAGCTCGAAGATCGCCGGGGCGACGTCGATCGCGGCGCTCAAGGGCGCCAAGCTCGGCGCGCAGGTCGGCACGACCAGCTACAAGGCCATCACCGACGTGATCAAGCCGACGGACAAGCCGGGCGTGTACAACAACAACGACGACGCGAAGGCCGCGCTGGCCAACGGCACCCTCGACGGCCTGGTCGTGGACCTGCCGACCGCGTTCTACATGACCGGGGCCGAGATCAAGGACTCCGTCATCGTCGGCCAGCTCCCGCCGCTGCCGGGTGTGCAGCAGGAGCAGTTCGGCCTGGTGCTGGACAAGGGCTCGAAGCTGACGGGCTGCGTGAGCCAGGCCGTCGACCAGCTGCGCAGCAACGGCAAGCTCGCCGAGCTGGCCAAGCAGTGGCTGGCCGGCGCGGACGGCGCCCGCGAACTGTCGTGACGTACCAGCCCAGCGAGCTCCAGCTCGAACGGGTCGCCTACAAACGCTCCCGGGCGGTCCGTTCGGTGCTGATCGCGGCGGCGTCCACGGCCGTGCTCGGCACCGTCCTGGTCGTGGCCGTCACCGGCTCCCCCGGCTGGCAGAAGGTCAAGGAGACGTTCCTCGACCTCGACACCGCCCGGTCCTCGCTGCCGGCGATCCTCGACGGCCTGGTGCTCAACCTGTGGCTGCTGCTGTTCTGCGCTCTGGGCGCGCTGGCGCTCGGGCTGCTGGTCGCCGTCGTGAAGACCCTGCGCGGGGCGGTGTTCTTCCCGGTCCGGGCGCTGGCGACGGCGTACACCTACGGGTTCCGGGGCATGCCGCTGATCATCGTGCTGTACGTGCTCTGCTACGGCGTACCGGGCCTGCGGTTCTCGTGGACCCCGCCCGTCGTGGTGCTCGGCGGGATCGCGATCGTGGTGACGTACGCGGCGTACATCGCCGAAGTGTTCCGGGCCGGCATCGAGTCGGTGCACCCGAGCCAGCGGGCCGCCGCGCGCTCCCTGGGCCTCACGTACTGGCAGACGATGCGGCACATCGTGCTCCCGCAGGCCGTGCGCCGGGTGACGCCCGCGCTGCTCAACGACCTGGTCGCGTTGCAGAAGGACGTGGGGCTGGTGTCCATCGCCGGGGTGATCGACGCGGTCCGCGCCGCCCAGATCGAGGTCGCGACGAGCTACAACTTCACGCCGTACATCATCGCGGGTCTGATCTTCGTTCTGCTGGCCATCCCGCTGATCGCCGTCACCGACTGGGTGACGCTGCGGGCCGCCCGGCGGCAGTCGGCGGGAGGCACGTCGTGAACCCGGTGCTGAGCTGCGTGGACGTCCGCAAGACCTTCGGTGCGAACGTGGTCCTCGACGGCCTGAGCCTCGACGTCGGCGAGCACGAGGTGGTAGTGCTGATCGGCGCGTCCGGCTCCGGAAAGTCCACCCTGCTGCGGTGCGTGAACCTGCTCGAGGACATCGACGACGGCGCGATCCGGCTCGACGACGAACACATCACCGACCCGCGGGTGAACCCGGACAAAATCCGGCAGAAGATCGGGATCGTGTTCCAGTCGTTCAACCTGTTCCCGCACATGAGCGTCCTGGACAACATCACCCTCGCACCGGTCCGGGTGCACGGCCTGTCCCGGCGCGACGCCGCCGACAAGGCCCGCGAGCTGCTGGCCCGGGTCGGGCTCGCCGACCGGGCGGGCGAGTATCCCGACCGGCTGTCCGGCGGCCAGCAGCAGCGGGTCGCGATCGTCCGCGCCCTGGTCAACGCGCCCCGGCTGCTGCTCCTCGACGAGGTCACCTCCGCGCTCGACCCGGAGCTGGTCGGCGAGGTGCTGAGCATGGTCCGCGACCTGAAGAACGACGGCATGACCATGGTGATCGCCACCCACGAGATGGGTTTCGCCCGGCAGGTCGCCGACCGGGTGTGCTTCCTGCACCAGGGCCGGGTGCTGGAGTCAGGGCCGCCGGCGCAGGTGTTGGGCGCGCCGACCGAGGAGCGGACCCGGCAGTTCGTGCGACGGATCATCGAGGCGGGAAGACTGTGAAGCTGAAGCTGGATCTGCACGACATCTTCAACAAGGGCCGCGACATCGAGCGGTCGCTGCAGGACATCATCAACCAGGCCGTCGAGAAGAAGGCCACCAGCGTCGAGATCATCCCGGGGAAGGGTTCCGGGGCGCTGAAGAAGACCGTGCTGCGGTTCCTGGAACGCAAGGACATCAAGGCGCTCTACCACCGGGTGGAGAAGGACTCCGACAATTTCGGTCGGCTCTTCGTCCATTTCAAGTGGAAGGGCAAAGGCCACTAGCCAGGTACGACCCGAGCGGCGTCAGCCCTGGATCCGAGTCACGACCACGGCCGTGCCCATCACGCAGAGAATCCTCTCGCTCGTGGTGAGCTTGACGTCGATGATGGCGTTCGCCCGGAAGCCGTTCGCCTGTTCGATGATGGTCTGGATCATCGTGGGCAGGTTACCGCCGCCGATACTGCCCGGGAAGCAGTCGGCGAAGACCAGGCCCCGGATCTCGAACGTGTGGCCCGGGACGTCCGGGAGACTCGACACCAGCATGCGGTGATCCTAGATCGCCGGGGCCCGCGCGTGGGGCCCCGTCGCGCCGGCTAGCGCAGGGCGCCCCGGCGGGCGGCCGGGGTGCCGATCCGCAGGGTCTCGCTGATCACCTCGCGGAGCACGGCCGGTGCCGGGGCCTCGGCGAACACGGTCACCGTCTGGCTCGTGCCGTCCAGATGGGCGAC
Proteins encoded in this window:
- a CDS encoding amino acid ABC transporter ATP-binding protein; amino-acid sequence: MNPVLSCVDVRKTFGANVVLDGLSLDVGEHEVVVLIGASGSGKSTLLRCVNLLEDIDDGAIRLDDEHITDPRVNPDKIRQKIGIVFQSFNLFPHMSVLDNITLAPVRVHGLSRRDAADKARELLARVGLADRAGEYPDRLSGGQQQRVAIVRALVNAPRLLLLDEVTSALDPELVGEVLSMVRDLKNDGMTMVIATHEMGFARQVADRVCFLHQGRVLESGPPAQVLGAPTEERTRQFVRRIIEAGRL
- a CDS encoding ABC transporter substrate-binding protein, translated to MPRARFALAVGSAALLALAGCGTAADKKSDTKPDAFGCTADKLPTLAKGKLTFGTDNPVYGPWFVDNKPESGQGFESAVAYAVADKLGFPKDQVVWTRVTFNAAIAPGPKAYDIDINEFSITEDRKKAVDFSTGYYDVKQTVIALKSSKIAGATSIAALKGAKLGAQVGTTSYKAITDVIKPTDKPGVYNNNDDAKAALANGTLDGLVVDLPTAFYMTGAEIKDSVIVGQLPPLPGVQQEQFGLVLDKGSKLTGCVSQAVDQLRSNGKLAELAKQWLAGADGARELS
- a CDS encoding amino acid ABC transporter permease — translated: MTYQPSELQLERVAYKRSRAVRSVLIAAASTAVLGTVLVVAVTGSPGWQKVKETFLDLDTARSSLPAILDGLVLNLWLLLFCALGALALGLLVAVVKTLRGAVFFPVRALATAYTYGFRGMPLIIVLYVLCYGVPGLRFSWTPPVVVLGGIAIVVTYAAYIAEVFRAGIESVHPSQRAAARSLGLTYWQTMRHIVLPQAVRRVTPALLNDLVALQKDVGLVSIAGVIDAVRAAQIEVATSYNFTPYIIAGLIFVLLAIPLIAVTDWVTLRAARRQSAGGTS
- a CDS encoding Smr/MutS family protein yields the protein MKLKLDLHDIFNKGRDIERSLQDIINQAVEKKATSVEIIPGKGSGALKKTVLRFLERKDIKALYHRVEKDSDNFGRLFVHFKWKGKGH